Below is a window of Perca fluviatilis chromosome 6, GENO_Pfluv_1.0, whole genome shotgun sequence DNA.
ATACTTTAAGTATAAAGTATATCATAAATTATGCAAATTTTCTCCTAATTTAAAGTTTCAAGATAATGCAGATTAAATGTGTGAGAGCTTAAACTGTGACACACAGCCAAAtcaaataattatattattttattacatgttatttatttacccCTGCTATACATTTCTCCTGGTCCAATGTTGTTCAGTTCACCAGAGATCTTGGAAATattgttctaaaaatgaaatactGAGTCATAGTTGTTTGAATAACACTCATTTAATGTGATGTAAATTGTCAACTCTTAAGACAAACAAGATTATATTCCACATAtttcttttttgaaaaataCATGCCTTGTAATGCCCAGCATTTTTTTTAGAGTTCACTTTCATTTATGAGTCATtaaaattgcattttaaagAGAGAAACAAATCAAATTAAAAGGAACTAAGAAAATATCACATTTCAACTGAAAGCTAAAGCACTTACAGCAATCACAATTAATTCCAGCAGTTAACGAAATGTAACGTAAAAATAGCCCTCTCATTATTAAAAATGTGGATAAAGGAAAAGTATTTCATTACACACAACAAAGCAAGCAGGTCAGCAGGAACATGAAGAAAGGTCACGTAAAAATCAGATGCTCTAAGATGTAGCGGTCTTTAGTCAGACCGCTGCAGTGAGGATTCCTACACAATACTCTCCTTCCATGGTCTGAGGTCAAAGGCCGGgattttattacatttagtGTAACCGGACTGTGGCCGGGCCTGATACTGGAAGGGCTTAACTGGTAAATCAGTGATACCAGTGTTGTCACAGATGATGCGGGCCAGTGATACGTCCTTCAGGGACTTTCTCTGGGCCTTAGTGAAGACTCCCTCGATCTCCCACCAAAGTCTGAAATTGAAAGTTTGTTCATCTTTAAACGTGTGGCAAGCACAGCAATTTCCACATCTTCAGTACATGTCAGTCAATAGTGCAGTTTTAGTGTTTATTTGAATGTAAAAGTAGAGATGGGAAGtaatgaagtacaaatacttcgttactgtactcaagtagatttttcagatatttttacgttactatttatttttgtgccgactttttactttctactccttacatttaaaaaaattggcttgttactttagtttcaaataatttcagtggagttaccattattattttttgcgtCATCAATACCAAATTCactctaattggatgggaatatatgTTGTTATAATGTGCTGCAAATTGTGCCaaccaaaacaccacaaactgctggctttgggttagggttagggtagctggattgcactctagtaacatttgtgtggtcctggtagctttgcataaaaaaatggttgttattcgcaaggctacttttacttatatactttaagtaaatttccaagcctgtactgtcttttacttgagtaaagaagttaaatcagtacttttttttttctaacacaactatctgtacttctacttgagtacgggaagtgagtacttttgccatctctgtgtAAAAGTGAATGTAAAGGTGCAGGTAACACAAATATCTCCAAATCTTTAGCAATGTCAGTTATGTAACGTACCGGTCTCCCTGGCGGACTCTCTGGAACTGAGTGGAAATCAAGCATGCAAACAAGGGTCCTACTCTTCCTCCTGGGACAAACGGCTCAGACAATCCTCCCAGCCACACATCGATGTTGTCAGGTGTTCCGTAGAGATCCAGCAGTTTCTTGGCCAGATTGCTGTTCTGGAGCACCTGAGCCAGCTCTGACTGATTTCGTGGCTGTGACAGCCCACAGAACCCACGCCAtttgttgtagcctaaaaaggGACACAGGGTAAAAAGTAGCCATGTTTAAGATGATGTATGATCTGCAAAGGCTCAGATGCAGACAAAATTCTAAagatacaaaacagaaaagaaatagAAAGACCAAATGAGTGTAATACCAGGTAATCCGTGGTCTCtgcctctctgcatgttgaggGAAGCCAGATCCATCGCCAACTTAGCGAAAAATTTAAAGAGCCTGTCCCTCAGCTCATCAGTCATCATGTGATTCTGCGTGTTCAGCTTGGCCTTACTACCCACCAGGCCCCTGATGATTGGGTCCAGACCACCTGAAAAACACAAGAGATAGGAACATTTTAAGTTTAAGCTACTGTTGCTGATCCCACTGGGAATCATGTCGTCTAAAgcgggtcttcaacattttttataacTGAGAGAGACTGAACAGGGATGCCCTACTACAGGGGTGTGTCAAACTAAATTTCACtataagggccacactggaaaattaAACTCACATCCCAAGGGCCAGgcatgtatagtttattgacatgcttttattaatgcaaagtaaaatatttttgactgtattattgcatgtctcatttAGCCTTCTTAAATAGAAGttgcaaaaaagttccttagccatcatagaatattgcaaatcaagcaaaacaatgctTTCTGATTACAATTTTAAAGTAGGCTGCCACACAGCCGACTCCCAACAACCATGTTTCACAACCTAAATATAGAAAATGCTCTGGTTCTGTGGGGATTTCTGAATCTCAAAGTCAGCGAATCTgcaaaattctgctttgagtgtcgtgtaattgcagtttgaaaacagtttcctgtctttttaattaatctttgaacctaaattgatatgcaaGCTGGATAAAAATTTGTGAGGACCcggagtttgacacatgtgccctgctacatatattgtagaaaattaagttgcatattaaactgggcctacaataacgtgttggcgacctaaagcctttatacatacattttgagTGCATAGAAGCTATTAAAATGATAATgtttggcatgattttataaatcatgattTAACGTTAAACATGCATGTGGATCAGTGGACGGCTactttagtgactaccttacataTAGGCTAGTAATTCTATCATCActgtatttttttcacaaatgatttatatttgctaataaatatgtttttttttaattaatgttaagaaatttgaaattttgaaaaaatatttggTGGCCCctctgcagtaactctgaggtcccctaggggtcccggagcccctgttgaagatctctggtctgCATTTGTGGAACGGCTAATAGAAACGGCATCTGTctaaaatgacctgtgattggccaaagtctcttGATTTTCCATTAAGGTGAAGTATAACAAGTTAACAATCTTGACTATACCTTCAAAGACGATCCTCCATGGTGCGAAGAAGGATTTGTGCAGCAATGGGCTGGGGAATTTAGGGTGTTCCTTGTATTGCTCATCAAGGCGAAAAATGAATGGCTGAATCATCAGGTGAGCGAATCGGTAGGCAGCGGTGGCGAACACATTGGAGATGCTAGGATCCACGTTTTTATCATAACCAGGGTAGGTGGACAGCTGCTTGGCAAGAATGTCTGGACCAACAATGTGAAGTAAGTAGTCTCTGAAAGTGATAACCTGAAAGACAGAGAAGACACTGAGTTAATTAAACCATGTGAGGACATAACATCCAATCATCAATGCAACATTTCTGGAATCCATGCAGCTAAGCCCCTCTCTAACCTGCATATATCCTCCCATGATCTTGCGTGCTTCCTGGTAGAGTCTCTCTCCGTCCCACTGAGGATTGAGATTGGCCAGAGCACGGGCCAGACGGTTGTGCTCACGCACAAACAGCGTGTGCAAAGAGGCCAGAGCAATGTTCTCATTGGTGCGTACGTCACCTTAAAAGTCAGATAAAATCAGGAAAATAGTTCTGTCAGCCCTGTGCGATGCTTGGAATGAATCAAACACTTTAAACGTCTGTACGTCAATTTTGCTGCCACTCACCACCCACAAAGCAGGGCACCTCCTGTGCATTTGTGACATTAGTAATGCGGGCCCGGGTAGCACATATGTTGGTCGCCGAGCTGGAGAAGGGCAGGAGCTCCTTGCCGTTGTCAGTGAACTGTGTGTTGACCCTCAACAGGCCCTTATCTGAGGTGAGGTCGCGTAGGGAGCGAGCTTTGATATCGTCTTCACCGTACACCTGACCCGCATCAATGTAAGCTGTGAGAGAGTTTATCTGCTGACGGACATTGCTTGCACCAAAGATGTAGCCTGTGTTTCCAGAACCACAAGCTGGTGCTGAGCGGAAGAAGGGGATGCACTTGTCCCCAAAGCGGGGGTCATCTTTGGGAAACTGTTTAGATGACAAGAAGCAATTAGCatccagtatatatatatatatatatatgtatatgtatatgtatatgtgtgtgtgtgtgtgtgtgtgtgtgtgtgtgtttttacatcTTTTCTTGTGTAATGCATGACACTGACCTGAATGGGAAAGCAGGGCTCTGTGCGTTCACAGCCCTGGTTACAGTCAATACCATTACTGAATGAGCGGATGGCAGGAGACTGAGGAGTAAGGCTAAGGTCATGGTCAGTCCACTGGGCGAAGAATGTCACCATGAGAGTGTAGGTTGGATCGCTCTCTACATCAGCGTTTGCTGTGCTCAGGATTCTGTTGGACACATCCCTTACCTGTGGACAAGATGTAGACAATGAGCACCTTGGTGAAAGTGGCACAAGCTAATACCTTAAGCATTAAGGCAGATGTGATTAAATGTTACGGTTCTATACTTTGTTCAGTATTATTGTCTTTTTCCACCTCCTCAGGAggatatacatatacatatatatattaccaAAGGAAGAAGAAAACCGTTGACTTTTCGCTCAAGGTCCCAGCCTTTAGGCAGAGAGATTGTATCCTGGTACTCAGCAGGGAGCCAGCGGGCAAAAGGTGTGTTGGAGGATCCTAAGCGGCTGTTTACTCTaggcaagaaaaaaataaatcctttaTTA
It encodes the following:
- the LOC120561341 gene encoding eosinophil peroxidase-like; this encodes MDNAVNLIKRSLKRREKRSINDTDLISDDDLKVIADLTGCSAQVRIPSCRTTPNLDKFRTGSSNCNNKVNSRLGSSNTPFARWLPAEYQDTISLPKGWDLERKVNGFLLPLVRDVSNRILSTANADVESDPTYTLMVTFFAQWTDHDLSLTPQSPAIRSFSNGIDCNQGCERTEPCFPIQFPKDDPRFGDKCIPFFRSAPACGSGNTGYIFGASNVRQQINSLTAYIDAGQVYGEDDIKARSLRDLTSDKGLLRVNTQFTDNGKELLPFSSSATNICATRARITNVTNAQEVPCFVGGDVRTNENIALASLHTLFVREHNRLARALANLNPQWDGERLYQEARKIMGGYMQVITFRDYLLHIVGPDILAKQLSTYPGYDKNVDPSISNVFATAAYRFAHLMIQPFIFRLDEQYKEHPKFPSPLLHKSFFAPWRIVFEGGLDPIIRGLVGSKAKLNTQNHMMTDELRDRLFKFFAKLAMDLASLNMQRGRDHGLPGYNKWRGFCGLSQPRNQSELAQVLQNSNLAKKLLDLYGTPDNIDVWLGGLSEPFVPGGRVGPLFACLISTQFQRVRQGDRLWWEIEGVFTKAQRKSLKDVSLARIICDNTGITDLPVKPFQYQARPQSGYTKCNKIPAFDLRPWKESIV